One genomic window of Phoenix dactylifera cultivar Barhee BC4 chromosome 6, palm_55x_up_171113_PBpolish2nd_filt_p, whole genome shotgun sequence includes the following:
- the LOC103710250 gene encoding flavonoid 3'-monooxygenase CYP75B137-like, translating to MAPVYLFLLTLLFATLLYLYFRPRSHAPLPPGPMGWPILGNLPQLGTKPHQTLYHLSHVHGPLMHLRFGRTDTIVAASAAVASLLLKTHDANFAGRPLSSGPKVMAYDGHSVAWSPYGDRWRAIRKICSLHLFSTKALDGFRHIRQSEVAAMAAGLAAATAAAAVEVGPWLNACTANTISRVTLGRRLFAVDGSGREEVREFKEMSVELTKLAGEFVVGDFVPALKWVDVGGVVGKMKRLSRQFDGFLEKIIREHMEESGPAEQHEDFLSVLIKLKEDGDEDGGKLTDQEMKGILLDMFVAGTDTSASTAEWALAELIRHPDILKKAQKELDSVVGRDRLVSESDLAHLPLLQAIIKETFRIHPSTPLSLPRVAADHCEINGYHIPKGATLLVNVWAIGRDPATWADPLEFRPSRFLPGGGHEHVDIKGNDFEIIPFGAGRRICAGMSLGLRMVQLMAATLVHAFDWALPVGQDPEKLNMEEAFGLTLQRAVPLAVCPKPRLAPHVYRAA from the exons ATGGCTCCGGTTTACCTCTTCCTCCTCACTCTGCTCTTCGCCACTCTCCTGTATCTCTACTTCAGACCCAGGTCCCACGCCCCGCTCCCACCGGGCCCCATGGGGTGGCCCATTTTGGGGAACCTCCCCCAGCTTGGGACGAAGCCCCACCAGACGCTATACCACCTTTCCCACGTCCATGGCCCCCTCATGCACCTCCGGTTCGGCCGCACCGACACCATCgtcgccgcctccgccgccgtcgCCTCCCTTCTCCTCAAGACCCACGACGCCAACTTCGCGGGCCGCCCACTCAGCTCCGGCCCCAAGGTGATGGCCTACGACGGGCACAGCGTCGCCTGGTCGCCCTACGGCGACCGGTGGCGCGCCATCCGGAAGATTTGCAGCCTCCACCTCTTCTCCACCAAAGCGTTGGATGGCTTCCGCCACATACGTCAAAGCGAGGTGGCGGCGATGGCGGCGGGCTtggcggcggcgacggcggcggcggcggtggaggtTGGCCCGTGGCTTAATGCGTGCACGGCGAACACGATATCGAGGGTGACGCTGGGGAGGAGGCTTTTCGCGGTCGATGGAAGTGGAAGAGAGGAGGTGAGGGAGTTCAAGGAGATGTCGGTGGAGCTGACGAAGCTCGCCGGGGAGTTTGTGGTGGGAGACTTCGTCCCGGCGTTGAAGTGGGTGGATGTGGGAGGGGTGGTGGGGAAGATGAAGAGGTTATCGCGGCAGTTCGACGGCTTCTTGGAGAAGATCATAAGGGAGCATATGGAAGAGAGCGGTCCCGCGGAGCAGCATGAGGATTTCCTGTCTGTTCTCATCAAGCTCAAGGAGGATGGTGATGAGGACGGTGGTAAGCTTACAGACCAGGAGATGAAGGGAATTCTTTTG GACATGTTTGTAGCCGGCACTGACACCTCAGCAAGCACCGCGGAGTGGGCCCTAGCAGAGCTGATCCGCCACCCAGATATCCTCAAGAAGGCCCAAAAGGAACTGGACTCGGTCGTGGGCCGCGACCGCCTGGTCTCTGAGTCCGACCTGGCCCACTTACCACTCCTGCAGGCGATCATCAAGGAAACATTCCGCATCCACCCATCAACACCACTCTCCCTTCCCCGCGTCGCCGCCGACCATTGCGAGATCAACGGCTATCATATCCCCAAAGGCGCCACTCTCCTCGTCAATGTATGGGCCATCGGGCGAGACCCTGCGACGTGGGCTGACCCACTTGAATTCAGGCCAAGCCGGTTCCTTCCCGGCGGCGGGCACGAGCACGTCGACATCAAAGGCAATGACTTTGAGATCATTCCATTTGGCGCCGGCCGGAGGATCTGCGCCGGAATGAGCTTGGGCCTTCGGATGGTCCAGCTCATGGCTGCCACGTTGGTCCATGCATTTGATTGGGCCCTGCCAGTGGGCCAAGACCCTGAAAAGCTAAACATGGAAGAGGCCTTTGGGCTGACACTCCAAAGGGCCGTGCCCCTGGCGGTGTGTCCTAAGCCCAGGCTAGCCCCTCATGTGTATAGAGCTGCTTGA